The Flavobacterium piscisymbiosum genome includes a region encoding these proteins:
- a CDS encoding ankyrin repeat domain-containing protein — MKNSIIYLGVALVAFANVSMASNQPSFVQPQMEIVNSFSTPLNVAVSKGDLDFVKKLIEYGADVNQLSEDLSPLMIAARYNKVDILKVLLANGANASVRNDKGFTALKYAQLSNATEAIAILKDLK; from the coding sequence ATGAAAAATTCAATCATTTATTTAGGAGTAGCTTTAGTAGCATTTGCAAATGTTTCAATGGCTTCAAATCAACCATCATTTGTACAACCACAAATGGAAATCGTAAACAGTTTCTCAACTCCACTAAATGTGGCTGTGAGTAAAGGAGATCTTGATTTTGTTAAAAAATTAATAGAATACGGAGCTGATGTAAATCAATTATCTGAAGATCTGTCACCTTTGATGATAGCTGCACGTTATAACAAAGTAGATATTCTAAAAGTTTTATTAGCAAACGGAGCAAATGCATCTGTTAGAAATGACAAAGGGTTTACAGCTTTAAAATATGCACAATTATCAAATGCAACAGAGGCTATTGCCATTTTGAAAGATTTGAAATAA
- a CDS encoding SRPBCC family protein, translating into MGIIKKILIVLILIIAIVLIAAYVMPKNYAIEREITINKPVDTVFNYVRSLKNQNEFSVWANTDPKMKVTYTGTDGEVGSKSAWESDVKEVGVGEQEITNITTGKRIDFALRFKKPMEDTAVGFMSTETVSGNQTKVKWGINGVIPYPMNIMLPMMKMDQMIGNDLQKGLENLKDKLQE; encoded by the coding sequence ATGGGAATCATTAAAAAAATTCTGATCGTCCTCATTTTGATTATTGCCATCGTATTAATCGCGGCGTATGTGATGCCAAAAAACTATGCAATCGAGAGAGAAATTACGATCAATAAACCAGTTGATACCGTTTTTAATTACGTAAGATCCTTAAAAAATCAAAACGAATTTAGTGTTTGGGCCAATACCGATCCAAAAATGAAAGTAACTTATACCGGAACTGATGGAGAAGTTGGATCAAAATCTGCGTGGGAAAGTGATGTAAAAGAAGTTGGTGTTGGCGAGCAGGAAATTACCAATATAACTACAGGAAAACGTATCGATTTTGCTTTGCGCTTCAAAAAACCAATGGAAGATACAGCCGTAGGTTTTATGTCTACAGAAACTGTTTCAGGAAATCAAACCAAAGTAAAATGGGGGATTAATGGCGTTATTCCCTACCCAATGAATATCATGCTGCCCATGATGAAAATGGATCAAATGATTGGGAATGATTTGCAAAAAGGTCTTGAAAATCTAAAGGATAAATTACAGGAATAA